The proteins below are encoded in one region of Bombus vancouverensis nearcticus chromosome 8, iyBomVanc1_principal, whole genome shotgun sequence:
- the Vps28 gene encoding vacuolar protein sorting 28 isoform X1, producing MSIAQDRPELYEEVKLYKNAREREKHDNQADLYAVVNTLQHLEKAYIRDCVTPKEYTAACSKLLVQYRAAFKQVQSDQFPTIDAFARAFRLDCPAALERIKEDRPITIKDDKGNTSKCIADIVSLFITLMDKLRLEIKAMDQLHPDLRDLVDTMNRLSILPSDFDGKEKVAEWLQTLSNMSASDELSDTQVRQLIFDLETSYNAFNKILHNSS from the exons ATGTCAATAGCTCAAGATCGACCAGAACTTTACGAAGAAGTGAAGCTTTACAAGAATGctcgagaaagagaaaagcaCGATAATCAAGCTGACTTGTATGCGGTTGTGAACACGTTGCAGCATTTGGAGAAAGCTTATATCAGAGATTGTGTAACTCCAAAGGAGTATACGGCTGCGTGTAGCAAATTATTGGTGCAATACAGAGCGGCTTTCAAACAG GTACAAAGCGATCAATTTCCCACTATAGACGCGTTTGCCAGAGCATTTCGATTAGATTGTCCAGCCGCGCTGGAGAGAATCAAGGAAGACAGACCGATAACCATAAAGGATGACAAAGGAAATACATCTAAGTGCATCGCAGACattgtttctttatttattacgtTAATGGATAAATTGCGATTGGAAATCAAAGCAATGGATCAATTACATCCAGATTTAAGAGATTTAGTGGACACAATGAATCGGCTGAGCATATTACCGAGCGATTTCGATGGCAAAGAAAAAGTGGCGGAATGGTTGCAAACTCTTAGCAATATGTCCGCTTCTGACGAGTTGTCCGACACTCAAGTCAGGCAATTGATCTTCGACTTGGAAACATCTTACAATGCTTTCAACAAAATTCTTCACAATTCTTCGTAA
- the Vps28 gene encoding vacuolar protein sorting 28 isoform X2, producing MDKDGEIFSYKAKKPNHVRRLSFGQTSLTSNVINQFRDGVLLIDQNLTDIPCTRKGEFVSIQDETCIDYILPTKETSYWSPVLGTSVSSRTVSTRTSPILGSRKRMKLDNTNRKENVRRNLFEPLFDTVPLDASPILAGKSHKRNRRKKSRRKVLHHIENIQVESNARSPVICTKVYNKPKEVVSPVLGSRSYCCKHKQRKPKKEQDKVTDNCISSNVNTTDAYSSVVKGSLKEESKWKMLCSRKICASMIELENCFEDDNLNIPLCKDSNISEDSVASDSSTIKTKLNIEDSPKDGEDIVNIETESSSEDYDGRKDGAYISNDSDKDSSICDYIEDTDTRHVGSFCKVASLHSQTSDTDSDDTFYSEAELCPDQLSNVRCSSQNISQTSTQVTDTKSASQTEIIINTKTSPYGTHTDSSTMKLTILDSGKKRRKPKRGSLMEKLQSMVNRQISFARIWKHRLKQGMKQNLSIPCVTVSVQTCITRFNRQFLEGIVIEDPFNLLSHGERSNSVKFINIMTIPDIVGIKMSIAQDRPELYEEVKLYKNAREREKHDNQADLYAVVNTLQHLEKAYIRDCVTPKEYTAACSKLLVQYRAAFKQVQSDQFPTIDAFARAFRLDCPAALERIKEDRPITIKDDKGNTSKCIADIVSLFITLMDKLRLEIKAMDQLHPDLRDLVDTMNRLSILPSDFDGKEKVAEWLQTLSNMSASDELSDTQVRQLIFDLETSYNAFNKILHNSS from the exons ATGGATAAGGACGGTGAAATTTTTAGCTACAAGGCGAAAAAACCAAATCACGTAAGAAGACTGAGCTTTGGCCAAACGAGTCTAACCTCAAACGTGATTAACCAATTTCGGGATGGTGTGTTGTTAATTGATCAAAACCTAACAGATATACCATGTACGAGGAAAGGCGAATTTGTTTCCATACAGGATGAAACTTGCATCGATTATATTTTGCCTACGAAAGAAACATCGTACTGGTCACCCGTTTTGGGTACATCTGTCTCCTCGAGAACCGTCTCTACGAGAACTTCGCCGATTTTAG GTAGTAGAAAGCGTATGAAGCTGGACAATACCAACAGAAAAGAAAATGtcagaagaaatttatttgaacCTCTGTTCGACACAGTTCCTCTCGATGCTTCTCCGATACTTGCAGGAAAATCTCAcaaaagaaacagaagaaaaaagTCGCGACGCAAAGTCCTACATCATATTGAAAATATACAAGTAGAAAGTAACGCAAGATCTCCTGTAATTTGTACCAAAGTATATAATAAACCAAAGGAAGTTGTATCTCCTGTTTTGGGTAGCCGTTCTTATTGTTGTAAGCACAAGCAAAGGAAGCCAAAGAAGGAACAGGATAAAGTAACGGATAACTGTATAAGCTCTAACGTAAATACCACTGATGCTTATAGTTCGGTCGTTAAAGGTAGTTTGAAGGAAGAAAGCAAGTGGAAAATGTTATGCAGCCGAAAGATATGTGCATCGATGATAGAGTTAGAAAATTGTTTTGAAGACGATAACTTAAATATACCCTTGTGTAAAGATTCAAACATTTCGGAAGACTCTGTAGCATCGGATTCATCGacgattaaaacaaaattaaatatcgaGGATAGTCCAAAGGATGGGGAAGATATCGTGAATATTGAAACTGAATCTAGTTCCGAAGACTATGATGGCAGAAAAGATGGTGCATATATAAGCAACGATTCTGACAAAGATTCTAGCATTTGTGATTATATAGAAGACACGGATACACGACATGTAGGTTCATTTTGTAAAGTTGCGTCGTTACATTCGCAAACATCCGATACAGATTCGGATGACACGTTCTATTCGGAAGCGGAATTGTGTCCGGACCAGCTTTCCAATGTACGATGCTCTTCTCAGAATATTTCTCAAACTTCGACGCAAGTTACAGATACCAAGTCAGCGAGCCAAACTGAAATTATCATTAACACGAAAACATCACCATATGGAACGCATACAGATTCGTCTACAATGAAATTAACTATTTTAGACTCTgggaaaaaaaggaggaaaccAAAAAG GGGTAGTTTGATGGAGAAACTGCAGTCAATGGTTAATAGACAAATATCGTTTGCACGTATATGGAAACATCGACTAAAACAAGGGATGAAACAAAATCTTTCTATACCATGCGTTACCGTTTCTGTGCAAACATGTATAACGCGTTTTAATAGGCAATTTTTGGAGGGAATTGTGATCGAGGATCCATTTAATTTGTTATCGCACGGGGAAAGAAGTAACTCCgtcaaatttataaatatcatgACAATTCCCGATATAGTAG GAATAAAAATGTCAATAGCTCAAGATCGACCAGAACTTTACGAAGAAGTGAAGCTTTACAAGAATGctcgagaaagagaaaagcaCGATAATCAAGCTGACTTGTATGCGGTTGTGAACACGTTGCAGCATTTGGAGAAAGCTTATATCAGAGATTGTGTAACTCCAAAGGAGTATACGGCTGCGTGTAGCAAATTATTGGTGCAATACAGAGCGGCTTTCAAACAG GTACAAAGCGATCAATTTCCCACTATAGACGCGTTTGCCAGAGCATTTCGATTAGATTGTCCAGCCGCGCTGGAGAGAATCAAGGAAGACAGACCGATAACCATAAAGGATGACAAAGGAAATACATCTAAGTGCATCGCAGACattgtttctttatttattacgtTAATGGATAAATTGCGATTGGAAATCAAAGCAATGGATCAATTACATCCAGATTTAAGAGATTTAGTGGACACAATGAATCGGCTGAGCATATTACCGAGCGATTTCGATGGCAAAGAAAAAGTGGCGGAATGGTTGCAAACTCTTAGCAATATGTCCGCTTCTGACGAGTTGTCCGACACTCAAGTCAGGCAATTGATCTTCGACTTGGAAACATCTTACAATGCTTTCAACAAAATTCTTCACAATTCTTCGTAA
- the LOC117158050 gene encoding organic cation transporter 1 isoform X1, which yields MSSIDFDEVLVHVGEKGKYQNIMYYLLCISATLPAAFLAFSQVFVSASPEHWCRIPELENLTDLMTLEERKALSLPYVEKSEGKVKKYSKCKMYDVNYTAIVESWLERAVLENATKEEGEEPVRSRTGLPPPPVGNPDWPVTKCRHGWIYDTRDYDSTLVTELDLVCDNSWWPSTSTTFFYVGSLFGNVVFGWIADKWGRRTALFAILFLEVIFSIATSFSPNYVIYTALRTVNGLSFPAIYQIPFILALELMGPRYRTFAGMVISMFFASAMSLLAVLGYLLRHWFTLSLATSVPFVLLFSYYWIIPESPRWLLSKNRIDEAEVIVQRMAKINGRTVPNNFLRKMEVEILRRQGVSCNGTNSGENPEPNPETEDRSPPPAATPMDLIRNPNIRKKFFILAFDWVANAVVYNGLSYNATNLGVSDYLAFFIGGLVEIPSYVITWYAMDRLGRRWVLCLTMLLGGLACVSCMFVPEADAVWVTVSLAMIGKFGIAASFAVFYVFVGELLPTVLRSQAMGIASFIAGIGLLAFPYIVHLAVYSRVLPLIIMGTLSVAGALTSIFLPETLNIHLPQTIEEGELFGADFKLWSCPTLPKSVSSSLSSSSSSSPSSLSLSSRSLFPRENDDDAFFRKEGADSNAKSESVPLRFLVNGRPGNRSLPSASLQEEPAASAAAAEVATTPATTHLEAVNSPSVERASPTEQDTGKELALPVDKRVDDPLIIVVEQRRTQ from the exons ATGAGCTCGATCGACTTCGACGAGGTGTTGGTGCACGTGGGCGAGAAGGGCAAATATCAGAATATCATGTACTATCTTCTATGCATATCGGCCACTCTTCCCGCGGCTTTTCTCGCGTTTTCGCAA GTGTTCGTGAGCGCGTCTCCGGAGCATTGGTGCAGAATTCCCGAGTTGGAGAATCTGACGGATCTGATGACGTTGGAGGAGAGAAAGGCGCTCTCGCTACCGTACGTAGAGAAGTCCGAGGGCAAAGTGAAGAAGTACTCCAAGTGCAAAATGTACGACGTAAACTACACGGCGATAGTGGAATCGTGGTTGGAGCGCGCGGTCCTCGAGAACGCGACGAAGGAAGAGGGCGAGGAGCCGGTGAGGTCGAGGACTGGGTTGCCACCGCCACCGGTCGGTAACCCTGACTGGCCCGTGACCAAGTGTCGACACGGATGGATCTACGATACTCGAGACTACGACAGCACTCTTGTCACCGAG CTAGACTTGGTATGCGACAACAGCTGGTGGCCTTCCACATCTACGACCTTCTTCTACGTCGGCAGTCTGTTTGGGAACGTGGTGTTCGGCTGGATCGCGGACAAATGGGGTAGAAGGACGGCGCTCTTCGCTATACTTTTCCTCGAGGTGATATTCTCGATCGCCACCAGTTTCAGCCCCAACTACGTCATCTACACGGCGTTGAGGACCGTGAACGGTCTCTCTTTCCCAGCCATTTATCAGATACCCTTTATACTAG CTCTGGAGTTGATGGGCCCGAGGTACAGAACGTTCGCCGGAATGGTCATTAGCATGTTCTTCGCGTCGGCGATGTCTCTTCTAGCCGTGCTG GGCTACTTGCTCAGGCATTGGTTCACCCTGTCGCTGGCTACCTCGGTTCCGTTCGTTCTTCTCTTCAGCTACTACTGGATCATTCCGGAGTCGCCGCGATGGCTTCTCAGCAAGAACAGGATAGACGAGGCGGAGGTGATCGTGCAACGAATGGCGAAGATCAACGGTAGAACGGTGCCGAACAACTTTCTTCGAAAAATGGAG GTGGAGATTCTGCGGAGGCAAGGGGTGTCCTGCAACGGGACGAATTCAGGGGAGAACCCGGAACCGAACCCGGAGACCGAGGATCGATCGCCGCCACCGGCGGCTACGCCGATGGATTTGATCAGGAACCCGAACATCAGGAAAAAGTTCTTCATCCTGGCGTTCGACTGGGTGGCGAACGCGGTCGTCTACAATGGACTGTCGTATAACGCGACGAATCTCGGCGTCTCCGATTATCTAGCCTTCTTTATCG GTGGACTCGTGGAGATACCGTCGTACGTGATAACGTGGTACGCTATGGACCGGCTGGGCAGGCGATGGGTATTGTGCCTGACGATGCTTCTAGGCGGACTCGCTTGCGTCTCCTGCATGTTCGTTCCCGAAG CAGACGCCGTTTGGGTCACTGTATCTCTGGCAATGATCGGCAAGTTCGGTATCGCCGCGTCGTTCGCGGTCTTCTACGTGTTCGTCGGCGAGCTGTTGCCGACGGTGTTGAGATCGCAAGCGATGGGCATCGCCTCGTTCATCGCCGGCATCGGGCTGCTCGCTTTCCCGTACATCGTTCATCTGGCGGTCTACTCGAGAGTTCTGCCGCTGATCATAATGGGCACGCTCAGCGTGGCCGGAGCTCTCACGTCCATCTTTCTGCCGGAAACTCTCAATATTCACCTGCCGCAAACGATCGAGGAGGGCGAGTTGTTCGGAGCCGACTTCAAGCTCTGGTCCTGCCCCACGTTACCAAAGTCAgtatcgtcgtcgttgtcgtcctcgtcgtcgtcgtcgccgtcgtcttTGTCTTTGTCCTCGCGATCGCTGTTTCCGCGTGAGAACGACGATGATGCGTTTTTCAGGAAGGAGGGCGCAGACTCGAACGCCAAGTCGGAGTCCGTGCCACTGAGATTCCTGGTGAACGGTCGACCGGGAAATCGTTCGTTGCCGTCCGCTTCGTTGCAAGAGGAGCCAGCGGCATCGGCAGCAGCGGCGGAAGTAGCGACGACGCCTGCCACGACCCACCTGGAAGCCGTGAATTCGCCGTCCGTCGAACGGGCGAGCCCAACCGAACAGGATACAGGAAAAGAGCTCGCGCTGCCCGTTGACAAACGCGTCGACGATCCACTGATCATCGTCGTGGAACAAAGACGAACGCAGTGA
- the LOC117158050 gene encoding organic cation transporter 1 isoform X2 has protein sequence MSSIDFDEVLVHVGEKGKYQNIMYYLLCISATLPAAFLAFSQVFVSASPEHWCRIPELENLTDLMTLEERKALSLPYVEKSEGKVKKYSKCKMYDVNYTAIVESWLERAVLENATKEEGEEPVRSRTGLPPPPVGNPDWPVTKCRHGWIYDTRDYDSTLVTELDLVCDNSWWPSTSTTFFYVGSLFGNVVFGWIADKWGRRTALFAILFLEVIFSIATSFSPNYVIYTALRTVNGLSFPAIYQIPFILALELMGPRYRTFAGMVISMFFASAMSLLAVLGYLLRHWFTLSLATSVPFVLLFSYYWIIPESPRWLLSKNRIDEAEVIVQRMAKINGRTVPNNFLRKMEVEILRRQGVSCNGTNSGENPEPNPETEDRSPPPAATPMDLIRNPNIRKKFFILAFDWVANAVVYNGLSYNATNLGVSDYLAFFIGGLVEIPSYVITWYAMDRLGRRWVLCLTMLLGGLACVSCMFVPEDAVWVTVSLAMIGKFGIAASFAVFYVFVGELLPTVLRSQAMGIASFIAGIGLLAFPYIVHLAVYSRVLPLIIMGTLSVAGALTSIFLPETLNIHLPQTIEEGELFGADFKLWSCPTLPKSVSSSLSSSSSSSPSSLSLSSRSLFPRENDDDAFFRKEGADSNAKSESVPLRFLVNGRPGNRSLPSASLQEEPAASAAAAEVATTPATTHLEAVNSPSVERASPTEQDTGKELALPVDKRVDDPLIIVVEQRRTQ, from the exons ATGAGCTCGATCGACTTCGACGAGGTGTTGGTGCACGTGGGCGAGAAGGGCAAATATCAGAATATCATGTACTATCTTCTATGCATATCGGCCACTCTTCCCGCGGCTTTTCTCGCGTTTTCGCAA GTGTTCGTGAGCGCGTCTCCGGAGCATTGGTGCAGAATTCCCGAGTTGGAGAATCTGACGGATCTGATGACGTTGGAGGAGAGAAAGGCGCTCTCGCTACCGTACGTAGAGAAGTCCGAGGGCAAAGTGAAGAAGTACTCCAAGTGCAAAATGTACGACGTAAACTACACGGCGATAGTGGAATCGTGGTTGGAGCGCGCGGTCCTCGAGAACGCGACGAAGGAAGAGGGCGAGGAGCCGGTGAGGTCGAGGACTGGGTTGCCACCGCCACCGGTCGGTAACCCTGACTGGCCCGTGACCAAGTGTCGACACGGATGGATCTACGATACTCGAGACTACGACAGCACTCTTGTCACCGAG CTAGACTTGGTATGCGACAACAGCTGGTGGCCTTCCACATCTACGACCTTCTTCTACGTCGGCAGTCTGTTTGGGAACGTGGTGTTCGGCTGGATCGCGGACAAATGGGGTAGAAGGACGGCGCTCTTCGCTATACTTTTCCTCGAGGTGATATTCTCGATCGCCACCAGTTTCAGCCCCAACTACGTCATCTACACGGCGTTGAGGACCGTGAACGGTCTCTCTTTCCCAGCCATTTATCAGATACCCTTTATACTAG CTCTGGAGTTGATGGGCCCGAGGTACAGAACGTTCGCCGGAATGGTCATTAGCATGTTCTTCGCGTCGGCGATGTCTCTTCTAGCCGTGCTG GGCTACTTGCTCAGGCATTGGTTCACCCTGTCGCTGGCTACCTCGGTTCCGTTCGTTCTTCTCTTCAGCTACTACTGGATCATTCCGGAGTCGCCGCGATGGCTTCTCAGCAAGAACAGGATAGACGAGGCGGAGGTGATCGTGCAACGAATGGCGAAGATCAACGGTAGAACGGTGCCGAACAACTTTCTTCGAAAAATGGAG GTGGAGATTCTGCGGAGGCAAGGGGTGTCCTGCAACGGGACGAATTCAGGGGAGAACCCGGAACCGAACCCGGAGACCGAGGATCGATCGCCGCCACCGGCGGCTACGCCGATGGATTTGATCAGGAACCCGAACATCAGGAAAAAGTTCTTCATCCTGGCGTTCGACTGGGTGGCGAACGCGGTCGTCTACAATGGACTGTCGTATAACGCGACGAATCTCGGCGTCTCCGATTATCTAGCCTTCTTTATCG GTGGACTCGTGGAGATACCGTCGTACGTGATAACGTGGTACGCTATGGACCGGCTGGGCAGGCGATGGGTATTGTGCCTGACGATGCTTCTAGGCGGACTCGCTTGCGTCTCCTGCATGTTCGTTCCCGAAG ACGCCGTTTGGGTCACTGTATCTCTGGCAATGATCGGCAAGTTCGGTATCGCCGCGTCGTTCGCGGTCTTCTACGTGTTCGTCGGCGAGCTGTTGCCGACGGTGTTGAGATCGCAAGCGATGGGCATCGCCTCGTTCATCGCCGGCATCGGGCTGCTCGCTTTCCCGTACATCGTTCATCTGGCGGTCTACTCGAGAGTTCTGCCGCTGATCATAATGGGCACGCTCAGCGTGGCCGGAGCTCTCACGTCCATCTTTCTGCCGGAAACTCTCAATATTCACCTGCCGCAAACGATCGAGGAGGGCGAGTTGTTCGGAGCCGACTTCAAGCTCTGGTCCTGCCCCACGTTACCAAAGTCAgtatcgtcgtcgttgtcgtcctcgtcgtcgtcgtcgccgtcgtcttTGTCTTTGTCCTCGCGATCGCTGTTTCCGCGTGAGAACGACGATGATGCGTTTTTCAGGAAGGAGGGCGCAGACTCGAACGCCAAGTCGGAGTCCGTGCCACTGAGATTCCTGGTGAACGGTCGACCGGGAAATCGTTCGTTGCCGTCCGCTTCGTTGCAAGAGGAGCCAGCGGCATCGGCAGCAGCGGCGGAAGTAGCGACGACGCCTGCCACGACCCACCTGGAAGCCGTGAATTCGCCGTCCGTCGAACGGGCGAGCCCAACCGAACAGGATACAGGAAAAGAGCTCGCGCTGCCCGTTGACAAACGCGTCGACGATCCACTGATCATCGTCGTGGAACAAAGACGAACGCAGTGA
- the LOC117158119 gene encoding tubulin beta-1 chain: protein MREIVHIQAGQCGNQIGAKFWEVISDEHGIDPSGIYHGDSDLQLERINVYYNEASGGKYVPRAILVDLEPGTMDSVRSGPFGHIFRPDNFVFGQSGAGNNWAKGHYTEGAELVDSVLDVVRKEAESCDCLQGFQLTHSLGGGTGSGMGTLLISKIREEYPDRIMTTFSVVPSPKVSDTVVEPYNATLSVHQLVENTDQAYCIDNEALYDICFRTLKLSTPTYGDLNHLVSATMSGVTTCLRFPGQLNADLRKLAVNMVPFPRLHFFMPGFAPLTSRGSQQYRALTVPELTQQMFDAKNMMAACDPRHGRYLTVAAVFRGRMSMKEVDEQMLNIQNKNSFYFVEWIPNNVKTAVCDIPPRGLKMSATFIGNSTAIQELFKRISEQFTAMFRRKAFLHWYTGEGMDEMEFTEAESNMNDLVSEYQQYQEATVEDDGEFDEEEETEK from the exons ATGAGGGAAATCGTGCACATTCAAGCTGGACAATGTGGCAACCAAATCGGTGCCAAG TTCTGGGAGGTGATCTCCGACGAGCATGGCATCGATCCGAGCGGCATCTATCACGGAGACTCGGACCTGCAGTTGGAAAGGATCAACGTGTACTACAACGAAGCGTCCGGTGGGAAGTACGTACCGCGCGCGATTCTTGTCGATTTGGAACCTGGTACGATGGACTCGGTGCGGTCGGGCCCGTTCGGACACATCTTTCGACCGGACAATTTCGTGTTCGGTCAGTCCGGAGCGGGCAACAATTGGGCGAAAGGACATTACACGGAGGGCGCGGAACTGGTGGACTCGGTGCTCGACGTGGTGAGAAAGGAAGCGGAGAGTTGCGACTGCTTGCAAGGTTTCCAACTGACACATTCGCTGGGCGGTGGTACCGGTTCCGGTATGGGCACTCTTTTGATCTCCAAGATCCGCGAAGAATATCCCGACAGGATAATGACCACGTTCTCGGTGGTACCATCGCCGAAGGTATCCGACACCGTGGTCGAGCCTTATAACGCCACCCTTTCGGTCCATCAACTGGTCGAGAACACCGACCAAGCTTACTGCATCGACAACGAAGCGCTCTACGACATTTGCTTCCGCACGCTCAAGTTATCCACCCCGACATACGGGGACTTGAACCATCTGGTGTCGGCGACGATGTCGGGAGTGACTACTTGTCTCAGATTCCCCGGACAACTGAACGCCGATCTGCGGAAGTTGGCGGTCAACATGGTTCCGTTCCCGCGTCTGCATTTTTTCATGCCTGGCTTCGCGCCGCTCACCTCCAGAGGAAGCCAGCAGTACAGAGCGTTGACGGTCCCGGAACTCACTCAACAGATGTTCGACGCGAAGAACATGATGGCGGCCTGCGACCCCAGACACGGACGATATCTAACGGTGGCTGCGGTGTTCCGTGGTAGAATGTCGATGAAGGAGGTCGACGAGCAAATGCTCAACATTCAAAACAAGAACAGCTTTTACTTCGTCGAATGGATCCCGAACAACGTGAAAACGGCCGTTTGCGACATTCCGCCTCGCGGCTTGAAGATGTCCGCCACCTTCATCGGCAACTCCACTGCTATCCAGGAGCTGTTCAAGAGAATCTCCGAACAATTCACCGCCATGTTCAGGAGAAAAGCTTTCCTTCATTGGTACACCGGCGAGGGTATGGACGAGATGGAATTCACCGAAGCCGAGTCGAACATGAACGATCTGGTCTCGGAATATCAGCAATACCAAGAAGCCACCGTGGAGGACGACGGAGAGTTCGACGAGGAGGAAGAGACGGAGAAATGA
- the LOC117158217 gene encoding tubulin beta-1 chain-like — protein sequence MSGPCGKLFKPDNFATGQAGAANNWAKGYYTEGAELADIALDLIRTEAEACDLMQGIQIVHSLGGGTGGGMTALLMTRLKEEYPERILKTYSVIPSPVMSDVVVEPYNAILTLGKLIEYTDQTFCIDNRALHHICMRVLKIITPTFIDANHLVSSYMSGITACFRFPGQLNTDLRKLLVNLVPFPRLHFFVPAYAPLLSRSAAPYTVLSVPELTQQLFNANSMFVCCDPRQAKFLTVAAIFRGRMSTKLVDEQMSNIRNRNSPYFIEWIPNNVQTAMCDIAPRGLAMNASMVSNTTAIQEPFKRLVDAFDGMMKKRAYLHWYTAEGMDETEFSDCRSTMYDLVSEYQRQQEATMETSFVEDLVTEYED from the exons ATGTCCGGACCATGCGGAAAACTGTTCAAGCCGGACAACTTTGCGACGGGTCAGGCTGGCGCGGCGAATAATTGGGCGAAGGGTTACTACACCGAAGGCGCCGAATTAGCCGACATTGCGTTAGATCTGATTCGCACGGAAGCCGAGGCTTGCGACTTGATGCAAG GTATTCAAATAGTCCATTCGCTGGGCGGCGGAACTGGCGGTGGAATGACCGCGTTGCTAATGACCAGGCTAAAGGAGGAATATCCGGAGAGAATACTCAAGACTTACAGCGTGATACCGTCGCCGGTGATGTCGGACGTGGTGGTAGAACCGTACAACGCGATCCTCACTCTCGGCAAATTGATCGAGTACACCGATCAAACGTTCTGCATCGACAATCGAGCGTTGCATCACATTTGCATGCGCGTCTTAAAGATCATCACGCCAACGTTCATCGACGCGAATCACTTGGTATCCAGTTACATGTCAGGAATCACGGCTTGCTTCAGATTTCCCGGCCAATTAAATACCGACCTGAGAAAATTACTGGTCAACCTAGTGCCCTTCCCGAGGCTCCACTTTTTCGTTCCCGCATACGCGCCCCTCCTCTCCCGAAGCGCCGCCCCGTACACGGTGCTCTCGGTACCGGAATTGACGCAGCAGTTGTTTAACGCGAACAGCATGTTCGTGTGCTGCGACCCGAGACAGGCCAAATTCCTCACGGTGGCTGCCATCTTCAGAGGCAGAATGTCGACCAAG CTCGTCGACGAGCAAATGTCGAATATACGAAACAGAAACAGTCCGTATTTCATCGAGTGGATACCGAACAACGTTCAAACCGCGATGTGCGACATCGCTCCGCGAGGACTCGCCATGAACGCCAGCATGGTATCGAACACGACGGCGATACAGGAACCGTTCAAAAGGTTGGTGGACGCGTTCGACGGTATGATGAAGAAACGGGCGTATTTGCATTGGTACACGGCCGAAGGAATGGACGAGACCGAATTTTCCGACTGCCGATCGACGATGTACGATCTCGTCTCGGAGTATCAACGGCAACAAGAAGCGACGATGGAAACCAGCTTCGTCGAGGATCTGGTGACGGAGTACGAGGATTGA